From one Leptidea sinapis chromosome 22, ilLepSina1.1, whole genome shotgun sequence genomic stretch:
- the LOC126970777 gene encoding craniofacial development protein 2-like, with amino-acid sequence MGCHIEEYPDYIFCCIGETKGLYGVGFLIKKAWKSNITNFTGISERVALLQLKFEKLNISIIQAYAPTERSSEAEIQNFDADLKKAHTMADENVLVLGDFNAKIGRKKIGESFIKGNYGVGQRNERGERLIDYAFEYRLAIINTYLKKRPIRKWTWESPDKTVKNAIDYIMTNDPKIIKNYEVLNNVKFLTYHRLLRATLLLNQTKKCRINYKKLPSIPKTDDEIKYHVDMLKQDIEGKQGDLTNVQSYYDMLQEAII; translated from the coding sequence ATGGGATGCCATATAGAGGAATATCCAGACTATATTTTCTGCTGCATTGGAGAAACAAAAGGCTTGTACGGAGTAGGATTCCTAATAAAGAAAGCTTGGAAaagtaatattacaaatttcacTGGTATTTCAGAAAGAGTagcattattacaattaaaatttgaaaaattaaacatttctaTAATTCAGGCATATGCACCTACAGAAAGATCCAGTGAAGCCGAAATCCAAAACTTCGACGCTGATCTTAAAAAAGCACATACGATGGCAGATGAGAATGTTCTAGTCTTAGGAGATTTTAATGCAAAAATAGGACGCAAGAAAATAGGTGAAAGTTTCATCAAGGGAAATTACGGCGTAGGTCAAAGGAATGAAAGAGGAGAACGATTAATAGACTATGCATTTGAATACAGATTAGCAATAATCaatacctatttaaaaaaaagacctATTAGAAAATGGACATGGGAATCACCAGACAAAACTGTCAAGAATGCAATTGATTACATTATGacaaatgatccaaaaattatcaaaaactatGAAGTCcttaataatgtaaaattcCTAACATATCATAGACTACTGAGAGCAACACTCCTTTTAaaccaaacaaaaaaatgtagaaTAAACTACAAAAAACTACCAAGTATCCCCAAAACAGATGATGAAATTAAATACCACGTAGATATGCTAAAGCAGGATATCGAAGGCAAACAAGGAGATTTAACAAATGTTCAATCCTATTATGATATGCTTCAAGAAGCGATAATTTAA